One part of the Thermoanaerobacterium sp. CMT5567-10 genome encodes these proteins:
- a CDS encoding ATP-grasp domain-containing protein: MTKKKLLFIRGGIHKEFAYKTFFRKNYEMIMMDTPSCDQLAIADYPYIISNNRDINEMFDLSLEIYRTKGFDGVCTFMNSPVITIGMLSDYFGFDYFNEKIARILCNKYEVRKFLKSIGDDSIKFFKICNYEDLEKCADILNYPFILKPTDNASSKGVVIVKKPDELESSYKFSLNSSFNKELIAEEFIYGDEYCAEVLIYNYQPYVVAISKKYVTAEKYCIELIDITPAPITDELRIKIANYISDTIAKFKIGNWILHIEFKINDNYQPLIIEINPRAAGGNLIESIYHLKGLNLYDYFFDIVLKNEINLEKLIMQIQKPYTKYSLFYTFINPTKSGVIKKIEGIENVRNKFINDSERLILFYNEGDFLPEPTSNLEFRGSLYLFGNDSNFLFERAKEIENLIHYDFERGLSL; the protein is encoded by the coding sequence ATGACTAAAAAGAAGCTATTATTTATTCGTGGAGGTATTCATAAAGAATTTGCTTATAAGACTTTTTTTAGAAAAAATTATGAAATGATTATGATGGATACTCCTTCGTGCGATCAGCTTGCTATTGCTGATTATCCATATATTATTAGTAATAATAGAGATATTAATGAAATGTTTGATTTATCGTTAGAAATATATAGAACTAAAGGCTTTGATGGTGTTTGTACATTTATGAATAGCCCAGTAATTACAATTGGTATGCTAAGTGACTACTTTGGTTTCGATTATTTTAATGAAAAAATAGCAAGAATATTATGTAATAAATATGAAGTAAGAAAATTTTTAAAAAGTATTGGTGATGATTCTATTAAATTTTTTAAAATATGTAATTATGAAGATTTAGAAAAATGTGCTGATATATTAAATTATCCCTTTATATTAAAACCAACGGATAATGCATCTAGTAAAGGTGTAGTCATAGTAAAAAAGCCAGATGAACTAGAATCAAGTTATAAATTTTCATTAAATTCATCTTTTAATAAGGAATTAATTGCAGAAGAGTTTATATATGGGGATGAATATTGTGCAGAAGTGCTTATTTATAACTATCAACCTTATGTGGTTGCTATTTCGAAAAAATATGTAACAGCAGAAAAATACTGTATAGAACTTATAGATATTACGCCCGCGCCTATAACAGATGAATTAAGAATAAAAATAGCAAATTATATTAGTGATACGATAGCAAAATTTAAGATAGGTAATTGGATTTTACACATAGAGTTTAAAATTAATGATAATTACCAACCATTAATAATTGAGATAAATCCTAGAGCTGCTGGTGGAAATCTTATTGAATCGATTTACCATTTAAAAGGGCTAAATCTATACGACTATTTTTTTGATATTGTTTTAAAAAATGAAATTAATTTAGAAAAGTTAATAATGCAAATCCAAAAACCTTACACTAAATATTCATTATTTTATACTTTTATAAATCCAACTAAATCAGGCGTTATTAAGAAAATTGAAGGAATTGAGAATGTAAGAAACAAATTTATTAACGACTCAGAAAGGTTAATTTTATTTTATAATGAGGGTGATTTTTTGCCGGAGCCTACTTCAAATTTAGAATTTAGGGGAAGTTTATATCTTTTTGGAAATGATAGTAATTTTCTATTTGAACGTGCAAAAGAAATAGAGAATTTAATTCATTATGATTTTGAAAGAGGTTTATCGTTATGA
- a CDS encoding IS110 family transposase — MKYSQNSKILQITEKTLIIGVDIAKETHHARAFDFRGIEYGKRIEFSNDIDGIDGMERFFKWAVEIMNKNNKEHLMVGMELTGHYWLCFAQFLKDKNHKVVLVNPFHVKRSKEFDDNSPTKNDRKDPKTIAMLVKDGRYVEPNIPEGIYSELRIAVDIREMLTKDLNKIKNRVARWLDIYFPEFNKVFADWEGKAALITLKEFPTPAKILGIGAEEILAAWKKEVNRAVGIKRALKLIEAASRSVGKRDGIEMAEIEIKIILEQYEMLVKQFKKIESKIEELFMQVPDASEMLGIKGVGVITAATFIAEVGDITRYEHPKQIQKLAGYNLVENSSGQHKGQTTISKRGRRRLRSALYKMVMPILANNKEFQELHKYYTTRKENPLKKKQSMIVLCCKLIRVFFAILKKGVKYNGNKMLRDIKRAEKIRNAA, encoded by the coding sequence ATGAAGTATAGCCAAAATTCAAAGATATTGCAAATAACAGAAAAGACATTAATTATAGGTGTAGACATTGCTAAAGAGACACACCACGCCAGAGCTTTTGATTTTAGAGGAATAGAATACGGTAAGCGTATTGAATTTAGCAATGACATTGATGGAATTGATGGAATGGAAAGATTCTTTAAATGGGCTGTAGAGATTATGAATAAAAACAACAAAGAGCATCTAATGGTTGGCATGGAACTAACAGGCCATTATTGGCTCTGCTTTGCGCAGTTTCTTAAAGATAAGAACCATAAGGTGGTACTGGTAAATCCATTCCACGTAAAAAGAAGTAAGGAATTTGATGATAACTCGCCAACTAAAAATGACAGGAAAGACCCTAAGACAATTGCAATGCTAGTTAAAGATGGAAGATATGTTGAACCTAATATACCTGAGGGTATATACAGTGAGCTTAGAATTGCAGTGGACATAAGGGAAATGCTTACAAAGGACTTAAATAAGATAAAGAACCGGGTTGCAAGATGGCTTGATATATACTTCCCTGAGTTTAATAAAGTTTTTGCAGATTGGGAAGGGAAAGCAGCACTGATAACATTAAAAGAATTTCCAACGCCTGCAAAGATATTAGGTATTGGAGCTGAGGAAATACTTGCAGCTTGGAAGAAGGAAGTTAATCGTGCTGTAGGTATAAAGAGGGCTTTAAAGCTTATAGAAGCTGCCAGTCGAAGTGTTGGTAAAAGGGATGGCATTGAGATGGCAGAGATAGAGATAAAAATTATACTTGAACAGTACGAAATGCTAGTAAAGCAATTTAAAAAAATAGAAAGCAAAATAGAAGAGCTTTTCATGCAAGTACCTGATGCTAGTGAAATGTTAGGTATAAAAGGTGTAGGAGTAATAACAGCAGCAACATTTATTGCTGAAGTTGGCGATATAACAAGATATGAGCATCCAAAGCAAATCCAGAAGCTTGCGGGTTACAATCTGGTCGAGAATAGTTCAGGGCAGCATAAAGGGCAAACCACCATAAGCAAAAGAGGAAGAAGGAGGCTAAGAAGTGCTCTATACAAAATGGTGATGCCAATACTTGCAAACAATAAAGAATTTCAGGAATTGCACAAATACTACACCACAAGAAAAGAAAACCCGCTTAAAAAGAAACAGTCCATGATAGTTTTATGCTGCAAGCTAATCAGAGTATTTTTTGCCATACTGAAAAAAGGAGTAAAATACAACGGAAATAAGATGTTAAGAGACATAAAAAGAGCAGAGAAGATTAGGAATGCTGCATAA
- the dapA gene encoding 4-hydroxy-tetrahydrodipicolinate synthase, with amino-acid sequence MNNTHKLEGLVIPCITPFTDDLSKVDFEKFDKLVDYLIEEQCADAIIPIGTTGESTSLSHLEKELVIERAVKRANKRVPIFVGAGGANLDETISLTKYAENIGADGLLIVVPYYIRPDQEGIYQFFKAVAQHTNLPIMIYNIPSRTAVNMSIDTIIKVANIDNVIGIKDCFNDITNTSEMIRICRNELKKEFSILTGEDTNIFINLCLGGNGAVAATGHVVGKKIKEMINKYKAGDIIGARKIQFDICTLQKSMFKAPNPAPIKAALDILGLNLGGKVRLPLVDINDDIKELIKSELRKFCDF; translated from the coding sequence TTGAATAATACTCATAAGTTGGAAGGCTTAGTTATTCCATGCATTACACCATTTACTGATGATTTGAGTAAAGTTGATTTTGAAAAGTTTGATAAATTGGTGGATTACTTGATAGAAGAACAATGCGCAGATGCAATAATTCCAATTGGAACAACTGGGGAATCGACATCATTATCACATCTTGAAAAGGAGTTAGTTATAGAAAGAGCAGTAAAACGAGCTAATAAAAGAGTACCTATTTTTGTTGGTGCTGGAGGTGCAAACTTGGATGAAACAATAAGTTTGACTAAATATGCTGAAAATATTGGAGCCGATGGTCTGTTAATAGTTGTTCCATATTATATTAGACCAGATCAGGAAGGTATTTATCAATTTTTTAAGGCGGTAGCCCAACATACAAATTTACCAATCATGATTTATAATATACCATCTAGGACAGCAGTTAATATGAGTATTGATACAATTATTAAGGTAGCAAATATTGACAATGTAATCGGTATAAAAGATTGTTTTAACGACATTACAAATACTTCCGAGATGATAAGGATATGTCGGAATGAATTAAAAAAAGAATTTTCTATCTTGACAGGTGAAGATACTAATATATTTATAAATCTATGCCTCGGAGGAAATGGTGCAGTTGCTGCAACAGGTCATGTTGTTGGTAAAAAAATAAAAGAGATGATAAATAAATATAAAGCTGGAGATATAATAGGTGCAAGAAAAATTCAATTTGACATATGTACACTTCAAAAGAGTATGTTTAAAGCTCCTAATCCTGCACCAATCAAAGCAGCATTGGATATATTAGGTCTAAATTTAGGAGGTAAAGTAAGATTGCCCTTAGTAGATATAAATGATGACATTAAAGAACTTATAAAGTCAGAGTTGCGTAAATTTTGTGATTTTTAA